The stretch of DNA CTTTTAACGTGACGAGTACGTGTTGCGCTTTTACGTAATTTTCCATTGTTGGCTCAGCCAAAATGGGATGGTCATGACGACAAATCAACGAAAAACTCTCATTACAAACGAGTTGATGTTTAATGTTATCTGAGGTTGGTGTTAGTACGTCAATAACGATATCTAACTCTTGCTGTTCTAAGGCAGCTTCCATTTCTAAGCGTGTTGTTTGACGGCTATTTATCGTGATGTTTGGCGTGTTGGTCAGTAAATCTGTGACTAAGGTTGGAAAGAAAATCGATTCTAAAATATCTCGGAAACCAAACTTTATTTCCCTAGGGTATTGACGAATATCAAAGTCACTTTGCGGTATTAACGTTTCGTTGAGTATTGCTAAAGCTTTCTCTACTTTTGGTATGATCTTTTGGCAATAAGTTGACGGCACCATTTTTCGGCCATGGCGAATAAACAATGGATCGTTAAAACTATCTCGCAGTCTTGCCAGAGCATGACTCACAGCAGGTTGAGTAAGATGTAGCTTATTTGATGCGGCGGTTATTGAGCCTTCCTGATAGACGGTTTTCAACACTAAAAACAAATTTAAATCTATCTTACTATGCAGCATATTTATATTAGGCCATTAAATTACATCACTTTTATTAGTCTTGTTGATATTTAGACTGAAGTCAATCTTATTAAAATAGAGACAACGATCATGCAACAAGACTCAATCGAGCAACAAGTACTAAAAATGACGGTGGGGAGTGACAAGTTCAATGTGCCGATGCCGCCAAAGTTTACCGACTTAGAACAACAGCGTGAATATGAGAAACAGCGCTTAGCCGCAGGCTTTAGAGTTTTCGCTAATCACGGCTTTGACGAAGGCTTAGCTGGCCATATCACAGTGCGCGATTGCATTGAACCTGAAACATTTTGGGTTAATCCGGTTGGCGTACATTTTTCACAAATTAAGACGTCAGACTTAGTGCGTGTTACACACGATGGCAAGATCATCGAAGGCAATATGCCAATCAATAATGCAGCGTTTGCTATTCATTCACGAATTCATGCAGCAAGACCTGATGTGAATGCGGTAGCTCATGCGCACACCACTTATGGTCGTGCTTTTTCTGCATTAGGTCAGTTGCTGCAACCTATTTCTCAAGATGCATGTCTGTTCTACGAAAATCACGGTTTGTTTAATACCTTTACTGGTGTGGTTGCTGATTTAGAAGAAGGTGACTTAATTGCCGAATCATTGGCTGACCACACAGCTGTAATCTTACAAAACCATGGTTTGTTAACCGTAGGTAAGTCGCTTGATGCTGCGGTCGCAAATTTCTGTATGATGGAAAGTTGCTG from Psychrosphaera aestuarii encodes:
- a CDS encoding LysR family transcriptional regulator; translated protein: MLHSKIDLNLFLVLKTVYQEGSITAASNKLHLTQPAVSHALARLRDSFNDPLFIRHGRKMVPSTYCQKIIPKVEKALAILNETLIPQSDFDIRQYPREIKFGFRDILESIFFPTLVTDLLTNTPNITINSRQTTRLEMEAALEQQELDIVIDVLTPTSDNIKHQLVCNESFSLICRHDHPILAEPTMENYVKAQHVLVTLKDSKVDLVDMTLAKLGKKRQFALRCEHYFAATRVISQCDMLLTMPNAYANILQQEMPVRVIPLPFEVPVLPVHMYWHKQAEQDPVNTWMREKLFDIGEQLKLPK
- a CDS encoding class II aldolase/adducin family protein is translated as MQQDSIEQQVLKMTVGSDKFNVPMPPKFTDLEQQREYEKQRLAAGFRVFANHGFDEGLAGHITVRDCIEPETFWVNPVGVHFSQIKTSDLVRVTHDGKIIEGNMPINNAAFAIHSRIHAARPDVNAVAHAHTTYGRAFSALGQLLQPISQDACLFYENHGLFNTFTGVVADLEEGDLIAESLADHTAVILQNHGLLTVGKSLDAAVANFCMMESCCQSQLLAQSAGDLQLIDHDTAIKTKRANGSELVTWGNFQPLYQVVLRQDDSFLK